GCGATCCGGCGCCGCAAGTGCAGATTGCTCGAACGACCGAAGCCATGGCCGCTGCGCAGATGCGCGGGGAATGAACATGAAAAGCCTTAACTTCCTGACGCATCAGGAGATCTTTAACCGCGCGGTCCAGCATCTTCAGGTGCAGGGGCAGGCCGCCTTGCTTCCTCACGGCGGCGCCGCGTATCGCGGATACTGTGGCGGCTGCCCGGTCGGCTGCTTCATCAGGCCGTGCGACTATGTCACCGCGATGGAAGGCGTGCCTATCCGGTACATCGCGAAGCCGCCCGAGCAGGTTCCCGCATATATGGACGTCGGCATCGCGGCGCTTAGGCGTGCGCTTCTTCGGGCACGCATCAACGTGTTCAATCCCAATACCGTCGAATTGCTGTCTTGCCTGCAAAACGTGCATGACGTTTTCGGAAAATGGGAATGGCGCGAGCGCCTTACGTCGATCGCGCGTCAGTTTGGCCTTTCCGCACAGATTCTGAAAACGGCTGCTTAAGTATTGCTTGCGCTGCGATGTTTAGACCTATCATGGCCTTGAGCCCGAAGGTCATCTACGAGTGCATCTGCTGCCGCAGCTTGCGATCGCCGAAAACGACGGTTCGTACCGTTGCGCAGCCCGAGAGGCCGCTAGTGCGCGACGATCTGTACGAACCGGAGGTGGAAGGTGTTGGCATCTCGTACAAGCGGCATGCGTATGACGGCAAGCTGCTGCATGCCCTGATGCGTCGAACGTGCATACCGACAATTCGAAACTCACCGAACGGCTGATTCGTATTGGAGCAAACGACGACACCAGCGACGAAGCATGGCCCGCATCATCGTGCGGCCTGCGCAAACGGCACGCGTCCGTCCAAATCCTCCAGCTGTAGATAGTTTGGAAGGTGGTCCTTTCAACATGATGATGTAGTGGTGAACAGGTTGCTTTTCGCTCGCCCCCGCCATTTGCACCGGAGCCCGTTGGCCTCGGCGACCGTGCCAACGCCTCGCGGTCTCAGTTCCTTCACGAGGCGGTCCTGCAGCGTCAGGTGCGCGCACTCGACGCGGCCCCTGCCGGACTGCTGTTCGCGCAGAATAGATCGATGTTCTGCTCGTACTATCGCATCAATGCCCGCGCCGCATCTGCCCGCGTCCGGTCTTCACCGTTGCATATCAGTTCAATCGGCCGCTTCACGGCTCGCGCATATGGAATCGATCCTGAACATCGAATCGAACAGATATCCCTGGACCCAGTGCGCGCCGCATGCCAGCGATAGCCGGAGATCTTCCTCGCTCTCGATGCCTTCGAGCACCACGTGCGAGGCGCACGCGCGCGCCAAACCTATCAGCGATCGGAAGCGCATCCTCGCGCTATCGCTGGAACGAGCTGCGTGCAGGTATGATCCGTCTACCTTCACAATGTCCGCGCCGAGTTCGGTCAGACCCTTCACGCAGCTATAGCCGGCGCCTACATCATCAAGCGCGATGCGACATCCCAGCAGCTGTAAAGCACGGACGAAATCCAGCACCAACCGCATGTCCGTCAACGGCGCTGTCTGGGTGATTTCAATCACGAGCCGTGCCGCAAGCTGCGGCTCCCTCCTCAGCCCTTTGATCACCGACGACCACCAGCCATCAAGCGTGGCGCTCTGAATCGATATGTTGCAGCCGAGCGAAATAGTCGGGTGCGCGCGGAGCTGGTCGATAACCGACGACACGACCCATTTATCAAGGCGGCTCACGAGACCGAGTCGTTCCAACGCGGGCACGTGCATCCCGACACTGGCCGGCGCTCCGCTTCCCGACTCGCATAACAGCGCCTCATAGACAGTATGACTTTCGCTACGCCTGAGGCTGACCGCCGCGCGGAGATGAAACGCGGGTTAGCGACGAGTGCCAGTATCTGACACTGGTCGTTTCGTTCGCGCTACAGACCTTTTCGTAACGCAAGCACAACTCGCCGCGGTCAAGCGCGCCGAGCAGCTGATGGGCAATTTGCATATCCGCCGCGTAGCGGGTTCGCCACTTCCAGGAGCCCACCCGCGTTTCATCGGAACCCGCCTTCTCAAGGTCGAACGGCGCATCGTTGTCCGCCGGAATCGATGCGCTGATAGCGGCAAAAATCGCTCCGCGCGAACTCAGGAAAGGCTTGTTGCCGAGCGCTGCCATGACGGCTTCGAGCACATCGTCGCAGGTATTTCCTGCGCTTTCCGCATCGTGCCGATCGATGAGGAAAAAAAAGTACTCGCCGCTGCGTGTAACGAGCCCGGACTCCCGCGCGCAGAATTCGCGTGCGCGTTCGTAGACCCCCTGCCTGACGCGGAGCGCGATGTCGTGACCGTAAGCGCTCTCGATCTGCGCAAAATTGTCAATCGACGCCGCGATGCACAGGGTCCTGCCGGGACCAGCACCCTTGGAAGGCGCCCTGGTTCGCGCCGGCCCGTCCGCGATGGTTTTTTCCCTGGGCATGCGCAAGCTGCCTTGCACCGGGGGAACGAGTTAGAGGCGTTGGCTCACCACAGCCCCCGTTGGCTCGCGTCACACAGAAAAACAGCCGTCGGCAGAGAGCTGCATCCTATCTTGGAAACAATGTGGGCCGCCCTGCCCGAGCGCCCCATCCGGGTGCCTTGCGGCGGAAGGGTTACTCGTGTGACCATGGATTTGATCCGTATTCGATTTTTCGTTAGCAACCGAAAATGCGTCCCGCGCACAATCGTCGGTCACTTCTCGTAGTCCTTGCGTTCATCCGGCATGACGATTTCTTCAGCATGCCGAGATCCAAGATGGCGCGTGTCCACCTAGATGTCCAGACCCGCTGAGGAAATGTTTTCGGGCACACGAATCGCAGCAATCTGCTGCAGTGCCTTGACATTGCAGAACATCTCATCATTTTGCAGACGAACGTTGGGTTGGCACGTGATCGCGGCTGCCCTTGATCCTGTTGTCCCCGTCGACGAACACCAGGTCCGGCTTCCACCCCGCCTTCAATTCCGCTTCATCCAGCACTGCGAACGCCGCGATGATCACCAGATCGCCCAGTTGCGCGCGCCGCGCGGCCGAGCCGTTCAGCGAAATCATGCCGCTGCCGCGTTCGCCCTTGATCGCGTAGGTCGAGAAACGCTCACCGTTGTTGATGTTCCAGATGTCAATCCGTTCGTTTTCGACGATGTTCGCCGCTTCCAGCAAGTCTTCGTCGATCGCGCACGAGCCTTCGTAATGCAGCTCGCAGTGCGTGACCGCGACGCGGTGGATCTTCGACTTCAGCATGTTGCGTTGCATGACCAATCCTGTACGGCTTCAGTTACGGCTTCAGTGACCGCTTCAGATTTCGAGGTTGTCGATCAGACGGGTCGTGCCGAGCTTGGCCGCGACCAGGACGACCAGTTGCGCGTCGGCTTCCTGCGCGCCGGGCGGCAGCAGGTCCGAGCGCTTGCGCACCGTGACGTAGTCGGGCTGCCAGCCGCGCGCGGCCAGTGCGGCCATCGACGCCTGTTCGACCCTGGCGAAGTCGCGCTCGCCGGATAGCACCGCGTCGCGTACGCGATTGAGTTCGGCGGCCAGCATCGGCGCCTCGGCGCGCTCGGCGGCCTGCAGGTAGCGGTTGCGCGAGCTGAGCGCGAGGCCGTCGGCGTCGCGCACGGTTTCGGCGGCGATGATGTCGGTCGGCAGCGCGAACTGGTGGCACATGCTGCGCACGATCATTACTGTAACTGCTGGTAATCCTTCTTGCCGAGCACGGCGACGCGCGGCTGCACGCACGACATCAGCTTCATCACCACCGTGCACACGCCCTGGAAGAAGCCGGGGCGGAATTCGCCTTCGAGGATGTCGCCCAGATCATGCGGCGGATACACGCGGTACTCCTGCGGTTCCGGATACAGATCCTTCTCGGTCGGCGCGAACAGCACGTAGACGCCTTCCTTTTGCAGCTTGTCGATGTCGGCTTCGAGCGTGCGCGGGTATTTGTCGAAATCTTCGTTGGGGCCGAACTGCAGGCGGTTCACGAAGATGCTGGCGACCACCGGGTCGCCGTGCTGGCGCGCGAGGCGCATCAGCGACAGATGGCCCTCGTGCAGATTGCCCATGGTCGGCACGAAGGCGGTGCGATTCTGGCCGCGCAACTGGTCGCGCAATTCATGGATCGAGCTGATGACTTTCACTTGTACAAAAATTCCTGATCACGACAACATCTATGCGATGAACCGCCTGCGCGGGCGAAGAGATCTCCACGATGCGCATGGCGGGTTGAACGATTCCTGCCGCTACTACGCAAAATATTTTGCGTAGTAGCCTTCATTTCCAAGGTCAACTTCGCTAGAAGTACAGGCTCAGCTAAACATGAAATCCTCTTACTGACGAGTGCACCAAATACGGCGTGATGCGTTGTAGGGTTATGAAGACGAAAACGGATGCCCGAAAACTGGACCAGGCGACGCAGGCGCACCTGAGGAAGATGGTGGTGCAGGCCGTGCACAATGGGATGTCGCAAACCGATGCGGCGCGGACATACAGCGTGAGCCTGCGAGCGATAAGCCGGTGGATGAAGCAGTTGCGTGAAGGCGGATTGAGGGCGCTGCGTGCCGGCAAGCGTGGCCGCCGACCAGGAAGCGGCCATCTGACGCATACGCAGGCGGTGCGAATGCGCAAGCTGATTATTGAGCGGATGCCGGACCAGCTGGCGCTGCCGTTCTACCTGTGGACCCGTGAATCGGTCGCACAGCTGATCGAGCTGGAGTACGGCATCAAGGTATCGAAGTGGACGGCGGGGCGATACTTGAAGGCGTGGGGCATGAGCGCGCAGAAGCCGGTGCGACGGGCGTACGAAAGAAAGGATGCAGAGATTGAGCGCTGGTTGAACGAGGACTATCCGCAGATCGCGAAAGAGGCGAAGCAGGAAGGCGCAACGATTTACTGGGGCGACGAAATGGGGTTGCGCAGCGACCACGTCAGCGGCACCAGTTTCGCCTTGAAGGGCGAAACACCGGTGGTGCGGGCGACTGGAAAGCGTTTCAGTTGCAACATGATTTCGGCGATCACGAACCGCGGCGAACTGAGCTTCATGGTCTTCGAGGGCACGTTCACGAATGCGACGTTCATCGAGTTCATGAAGCGCATGATCAAACAGGCAACGCGCAAGATCTACCTGATCGTCGATGGTCATCCGGTCCACCGGTCCGTTGCCGCCAGAAAGTTCGCCGCCGAAAACGCGGATCGCCTCCGTCTGATCCGGTTGCCAGGCTACTGTCCCGAGTTGAACCCGGACGAGTTGTTGAATCAGGACGTGAAAACCAACGCGCTGGGCAAGAGCCGTCCGGCCAACAAACAGGAAATGATCCGGCATATCCGCAGCCACCTGCATCGTCGACAAAAGGAACCTCACGTGATTCGCAACCTGTTCAAAGAAAAACATGTCCGCTACGCCGCTTGATCAGTTGCGCACTATTTGATGCACCTGTCAGTAATACCACTGAATCAGACTTCAATCATGAAAGGAGTCAGGCGCAGACGCCCCCCGTGTTCCTCGACCGGCTCCGACGCGCCTCCGAAACGCTACCCAAGGTTCTTAACTAACGCTCCCTCACAAATTCGGATAGTTCGGGCCGCCGCCACCTTCCGGCGTGACCCACACGATGTTCTGGGTCGGATCCTTGATGTCGCAGGTCTTGCAATGCACGCAGTTCTGCGCATTGATGACGAGGCGTTCGCTGCCGTCGTCGTTCTTGACGAACTCGTACACGGCTGCCGGGCAATAACGCGATTCCGGACCCGCATAGGTCTGCCAGTTCACGCTGACCGGCACCGACGGGTCTTTCAGCGTCAGGTGCGCTGGCTGATTTTCTTGGTGGTTCGTGTTCGAGATGAACACCGAAGACAAACGGTCGAAGGTCAGCTTGCCATCCGGCTTCGGATACGTGATCGGCTTGCACTGCGACGCGGGCTTGAGCATCTCGTGATCGGAATGCTGATGATGCAGCGTCCACGGCACGTTGCCGCCCAGCAGCTTCTGCTCGATGCCGACCATCAGCGTGCCGAGGTACAGCCCCTTGCTCATCCACTGCTTGAAGTTGCGCGCGCGATGCAGCTCGCTGTGCAGCCACGAAGTCTTGAAACTTTCCGGATAGGCGGTGAGTTCATCGGCCTGGCGTCCGGCCTGTACCGCATCGAAGGCGGCTTCGGCGGCCAGCATGCCGGTCTTGATCGCCGCATGCGAACCCTTGATCCGCGACGCGTTCAGGAAGCCCGCGTCGTCGCCGACCAGCGCGCCACCCGGGAACACCAGCTTCGGCAGCGACATCAGGCCGCCCGCCGTAATCGCCCGCGCGCCGTACGACAGCCTTCACACGCGCCCGGAATGCTGGCCGTGGGTCGGCTGGCGAACCGTTTGACCAGCTCCTTCGCGCGCCGGTCTCGCCGTGGATCACCCAGATCCAGCGTCTCAAATTCCTCGTCCACCCATGCTCCCGCGTCGTCTCGGATCTTCATGCCGAAAATCCGAGAATAAACGCGAAATCCGCATTGTTAACAACCCCCTTCTGACAGCTTTGTTACTCCGTCATCGTTTCCGGAAGCGTCGAGTTGTGTAAGGAGATGCGTAAAACCTACTCGTCTTCCTGCTTGAAAACGAGCAGGCGGTCCCGCGGAAAAGTCACCGCGATCTGGCCGCCTTCAACAAGATTCCAGCGGCGCTGCGCTTCGATCGGACAATCCACTACTAGCAGCCAATTGCGTAGCTGCTTGCAGCGCATCCTGATACGCCAGAACGATCCGAGAAATTCCATCGACTCGATCTGGGCCTCCAGCACGTTATTTCCTGCAGATTCCGCCTTGTTTTCCGAGGCATCGTGGATGACAACATCGTCAGGCCGTATGACTACCGTGGCGCGCACACCCGCGCCGAGTTCATGCGGACGGCATTGCAAGACCAGATCACCGATTGCGATAGACCGACTATCGCGGGTACTGGCTGGATATTGGTTAGCTTCGCCAATGAAACTGGCGACGAAGAGAGTTCGAGGTTCGCAGTAGATTTCCTGTGGTGTGCCTACCTGCTCAATCACCCCATGGTTCATCACCACAATTCTGTTCGACATCGCAAGCGCTTCTTCCTGGTCGTGCGTGACCATGATCGTCGTAACACGGAGCTTGCGTTGCAGTTCCTTGATTTCATGCCGGAGATGGACGCGGACCTTTGCGTCAAGAGCAGACAGCGGTTCGTCAAGCAGCAGTAACCCGGGAGATGTTGCCATCGCGCGTGCGAGCGCCACCCGTTGCTGCTGTCCGCCGGAAAGCTGAGCCGGATATTTCTGCGCATGGTCCGAGAGGCTCACCAGTTTCAACAACTCGCTCACACGCCGGGATATGGCATCGCGGGGCTGCTTTGTTGCTTCCAGTCCGAACGCGACGTTCTTCGTGATGGTGAGATTCGGAAAGAGTGCGTAGGACTGAAATACGATGCCGTAGTCGCGCCGTGAGGCCGGCAGATGAGAAATGTCACGGCCCGCCTGGCTGATTGTTCCCGTGGACTGTGGATCCAGCCCCGCTATGGCGCGTAACAAAGTCGTCTTCCCACAGCCCGACGGGCCGAGAAAGCAGACAAATTCCCCCTCACCGATCTCTAGGTTGATATTCTTGAGCGCAGCGAAGTCACCGTAGCGCTTCCACAGGTCGCGTACCACGAGATAATCGCTACGAGCGAGGTGCCCGGGCATCGTATTCATGAAAAGATCCTGTTTCACAGACTGGCTCCGCAACTTGTAGCTCACTTATTTCCTGGCGGCAGGTTGCCCCGACTCTTACCTGCACGAGCAACTGCACAGCGATCCCGGAACGCCTGACTGGTCGGGTCTACTACGCCGAAGCGGTTCGGCTCATAGACGCTGGCGTCGATCTCGCTCGGCTGACCGGTAATGATGCTGGCCACGACTTCGCCGTATCCACCCGAGCCAGCCAGTCCCGAACCGCAGCAACCACCGGCCACGACGAGTCCCTCGGTGCCAGCCGGTCGGCCCACGACGAATTTTCCGTCCGGGGTGTAAACCGACAGTCCGCTGATGTGATGCGCGAAACCCCACTCCTCGATGCGCGGCGCAACGGATTTCAGCGCGCCTGCATGTTCGAGCAACATATCGGTGTCGGCCGTCTCGTCGACCAGATTCATGTCGTTCATGTCCGGCTCCAGTTGCATGGGATCGTAGGTTCTCGACAGCGGCTCCTGCAGACCAATCAGCAGGCCACCGACTTCAGGACGCATGTAGGCCCGGAAGTCCGGCAAATAGACATTCGGTTGACCCGCCGTGCTCGTACCATCTGGCGCCGTGATCCAGTAATGGCTACGGGTCGGCGCCCCTGGGAATCCGAAATTGATCGAAGCGGCCAACGCCATCTCCCAGGCACCTGCGGCGCAGACGACCCAGCGCGCACGCACGACGCCCTTCGAGGTCATCACGCCGCTTACCTCGCCGCCCTCCTGCAGGAGACCCGTGACTTCGATCCCTCGCTGAATCCTTGCCCCCGCTAGGCGCGCGGCGCGTGCATAGGCCGACGCCAGCAGTGCCCCATCCGCGTAACCATCCTCGGGCACGAAAATCGTGCGCCGCGCCTCGTCCAATTTCAGCCAAGGCACGCGCGCGGTAGCTTCCTGCCGGTCGATCTCGTGGACATTCAGCCCGGCTCCACGCATGACAGACTCGAGCGCGCGCATTTCCTCCTCGCGCGACTCACTGAACGCGGCGCGCACGCAGCCATGCTGGTGGAAGCCAATCGACTCGCCGAGGATCTGCTCCAGCTCCTTGATCGCCGCGCGGGTCCGGCCAATCATCCTGATCGTGCTGACATCCGAGCGCGTGTGATTGAGAAAACCTGCCGGGCGGCAGGATGCCCCCGTGGCCAGCTCGCCGCGCTCCAGCAGCAGAACGTCGGTCACTCCCGCCCGAGTCAGGTGATAGGCGGCTGAAGTGCCAAGCAACCCGCCACCGACGATCACCACCTCGGCCCGATCAACACTATTTCGCATGACATTTCCAATAAACATTAGGCATACTTATCATATAAACAAGCGCACTACATATGGTCTGGAATGCGGCCTAGCCAGCCGTCATGAGCCGCGCCACTTCTGCGTCTTTCTGGCAAGGGCCGAACTGACCACAAGGTGGACGATCCGCATGACAATGCACGTGGCAACCATGGTGGTGGCCATCGCCGCCGCAGGCGCATACGATCCGGCATCGTCCATGTTGACCACTGCCACCGACGCAAGCATGGTGTGCGGGCTGTATAGAAATATCGCTGCCGATACCGTGTTCATCGCACTCAGGAACAGATAGATCCAGGTATCCAGCAGTGCCGGCACGCATAGCGGCAAGGTCACCCCAAGGAGTACCTGCATCCTGGACGCCTTAAGAGAGTCCGAGATCAGCTCGAACTCGGGGTCGAGTTGACGCAGGGAAGTCGTTGCTATGAAATGGCTAACCGTGTAGTAGTGAATGATCGTGGTGATGACCAGAATGCTCATCGTCCCATACAGAACCCCTAGCGGATTGCCAGACGCATTCAGGTAAAGCAGCATTGCCAACCCGAGCACCAAACCCGGTACGGCTAGTGGCAGCAAGGTCATCGATTGGTAGGTATCACGCAGCCACCGGGGTGCCGTCGACTTCTCGACCAGCCAAGCTCCCGAGAACGTCAGCACGGTCCCTGCAGTTGCCGCCAGAATCGCCATGCGCAGCGAATTGAAGTAGCTTTGCCACCCGGCACCGTCGAATTGGTCGAAGTGGTAGTTGCGCAAGGTCAAGCCCAGGTTGTATGGCCAGAACTTGACAAAAGAGGCATAAGCCGGAATGGCGATCATGGCCACCATCACGATCGATACCAGAACGCAATAGGCCAGCGCAAGAGCATCGCGCCCTGCCCTCGGGCGGGGAACGAAAGGCACAGATTTCGAGGTCAGCGCGACTTGCTGGCGTTTGCGCGCGTAGCGGTCAACGAAGAAGGCCGCCAGCGCCGGCATGAACATGACCATGCTGACCACCGCTCCCGTCTGAAAGTTCATCTGACCGACGACCTGTTTGTAGATTTCAGTGGCCAGCATTGCATATTCGCCTCCGATTACCTTGGGAATGGCGAAATCGGTCACGCACAGCGTGAAGCAGACGATGCTTGAGCTGATCAGCCCATACTTGGTTGCAGGCAGTGTGATCGTCAGGAAAGCTTTGAACCGGCCGGACTTCAGCGACTCTGCCGCCTCATAGAGTCGACTGTCCGATAAGGTAATAGCCGTACTGATGAGAAGGAAAACATGGGGGAAGCGGGAAATCGTCATGCTGACGATAATGCCTATTGGGCCGTAGATTGAATGCCCCATCATCAAACCGTTCAGGTAGCCCTGCGTGCCGAACAACTGGGTCAGGGCCATAGCTGACAGCAACGTTGGGGTTAATAACGGCAGCAGCGCACCGCCTCTAAACAGCGCCTTGAAGCGCACGCAGGTATGAGTCAGGCAGAGCGCAAACAGAT
Above is a genomic segment from Paraburkholderia aromaticivorans containing:
- a CDS encoding putative 2-aminoethylphosphonate ABC transporter ATP-binding protein, encoding MNTMPGHLARSDYLVVRDLWKRYGDFAALKNINLEIGEGEFVCFLGPSGCGKTTLLRAIAGLDPQSTGTISQAGRDISHLPASRRDYGIVFQSYALFPNLTITKNVAFGLEATKQPRDAISRRVSELLKLVSLSDHAQKYPAQLSGGQQQRVALARAMATSPGLLLLDEPLSALDAKVRVHLRHEIKELQRKLRVTTIMVTHDQEEALAMSNRIVVMNHGVIEQVGTPQEIYCEPRTLFVASFIGEANQYPASTRDSRSIAIGDLVLQCRPHELGAGVRATVVIRPDDVVIHDASENKAESAGNNVLEAQIESMEFLGSFWRIRMRCKQLRNWLLVVDCPIEAQRRWNLVEGGQIAVTFPRDRLLVFKQEDE
- a CDS encoding NAD(P)/FAD-dependent oxidoreductase; translated protein: MRNSVDRAEVVIVGGGLLGTSAAYHLTRAGVTDVLLLERGELATGASCRPAGFLNHTRSDVSTIRMIGRTRAAIKELEQILGESIGFHQHGCVRAAFSESREEEMRALESVMRGAGLNVHEIDRQEATARVPWLKLDEARRTIFVPEDGYADGALLASAYARAARLAGARIQRGIEVTGLLQEGGEVSGVMTSKGVVRARWVVCAAGAWEMALAASINFGFPGAPTRSHYWITAPDGTSTAGQPNVYLPDFRAYMRPEVGGLLIGLQEPLSRTYDPMQLEPDMNDMNLVDETADTDMLLEHAGALKSVAPRIEEWGFAHHISGLSVYTPDGKFVVGRPAGTEGLVVAGGCCGSGLAGSGGYGEVVASIITGQPSEIDASVYEPNRFGVVDPTSQAFRDRCAVARAGKSRGNLPPGNK
- the panD gene encoding aspartate 1-decarboxylase, translating into MQRNMLKSKIHRVAVTHCELHYEGSCAIDEDLLEAANIVENERIDIWNINNGERFSTYAIKGERGSGMISLNGSAARRAQLGDLVIIAAFAVLDEAELKAGWKPDLVFVDGDNRIKGSRDHVPTQRSSAK
- a CDS encoding IS630 family transposase, translated to MKTKTDARKLDQATQAHLRKMVVQAVHNGMSQTDAARTYSVSLRAISRWMKQLREGGLRALRAGKRGRRPGSGHLTHTQAVRMRKLIIERMPDQLALPFYLWTRESVAQLIELEYGIKVSKWTAGRYLKAWGMSAQKPVRRAYERKDAEIERWLNEDYPQIAKEAKQEGATIYWGDEMGLRSDHVSGTSFALKGETPVVRATGKRFSCNMISAITNRGELSFMVFEGTFTNATFIEFMKRMIKQATRKIYLIVDGHPVHRSVAARKFAAENADRLRLIRLPGYCPELNPDELLNQDVKTNALGKSRPANKQEMIRHIRSHLHRRQKEPHVIRNLFKEKHVRYAA
- a CDS encoding IS4/Tn5 family transposase DNA-binding protein, which encodes MKIRDDAGAWVDEEFETLDLGDPRRDRRAKELVKRFASRPTASIPGACEGCRTARGRLRRAA
- a CDS encoding EAL domain-containing protein, whose product is MSRLDKWVVSSVIDQLRAHPTISLGCNISIQSATLDGWWSSVIKGLRREPQLAARLVIEITQTAPLTDMRLVLDFVRALQLLGCRIALDDVGAGYSCVKGLTELGADIVKVDGSYLHAARSSDSARMRFRSLIGLARACASHVVLEGIESEEDLRLSLACGAHWVQGYLFDSMFRIDSICASREAAD
- a CDS encoding putative 2-aminoethylphosphonate ABC transporter permease subunit, with the protein product MSTVSVRSRLGHGRVSGSPLVLITLTAFLTLFSILPLVFVFWRSLQSRDGAFVGLRNYQQYFEGGGAYHIISNTLTIAVVSTVLTIVLAYLFALCLTHTCVRFKALFRGGALLPLLTPTLLSAMALTQLFGTQGYLNGLMMGHSIYGPIGIIVSMTISRFPHVFLLISTAITLSDSRLYEAAESLKSGRFKAFLTITLPATKYGLISSSIVCFTLCVTDFAIPKVIGGEYAMLATEIYKQVVGQMNFQTGAVVSMVMFMPALAAFFVDRYARKRQQVALTSKSVPFVPRPRAGRDALALAYCVLVSIVMVAMIAIPAYASFVKFWPYNLGLTLRNYHFDQFDGAGWQSYFNSLRMAILAATAGTVLTFSGAWLVEKSTAPRWLRDTYQSMTLLPLAVPGLVLGLAMLLYLNASGNPLGVLYGTMSILVITTIIHYYTVSHFIATTSLRQLDPEFELISDSLKASRMQVLLGVTLPLCVPALLDTWIYLFLSAMNTVSAAIFLYSPHTMLASVAVVNMDDAGSYAPAAAMATTMVATCIVMRIVHLVVSSALARKTQKWRGS